In the genome of Leucobacter luti, one region contains:
- a CDS encoding CoA transferase, whose product MTVAVNQSSETIAHMLAEILGDEPVPEVRIAGSGSVPAVFPVTELVTAVLAAAGVAVSELLATAGSELRPVTVDRRLASMWCGSSLRPDGWQPPPPWDAVAGDYQAADGWIRLHTNAPDHRAAALSVLGAPPEREQIAAAVLGWSAAELETAVVQAGGCAAAMQSLAEWEASEQGRSVAAEQLIRWEDTGGTAAGELRLNPEQPLAGLRVLDLTRVLAGPIATRFLASLGADVLRVDPPWWDEPGIVPEVMLGKRSVRLDLREIGDRERLRALLAEADVLVHGYRPGALAGLGLDRATREGIRPGLIEICLDAYGWTGPLAGRRGFDSIVQMSAGIADAGMRVLGRERPTPLPVQALDHATGYLMAHAAVRALETRLRSGRGAGPRSRSHAQLGC is encoded by the coding sequence ATGACGGTGGCTGTGAATCAAAGCTCTGAGACGATCGCGCACATGCTGGCGGAGATTCTCGGGGACGAGCCGGTGCCCGAAGTCAGAATTGCTGGATCGGGGAGTGTGCCCGCAGTATTCCCGGTGACGGAGCTCGTGACCGCGGTGTTGGCTGCCGCTGGTGTGGCGGTGAGTGAGCTGCTCGCCACTGCCGGATCAGAGCTCCGCCCGGTGACAGTGGACCGCCGACTGGCTTCCATGTGGTGTGGCAGCTCGCTGCGGCCAGATGGCTGGCAGCCGCCGCCTCCGTGGGACGCCGTAGCGGGGGACTACCAGGCAGCCGACGGCTGGATCCGGTTGCACACGAACGCCCCAGATCATCGGGCTGCCGCGCTCAGTGTGCTCGGAGCGCCTCCGGAGCGAGAGCAAATTGCCGCTGCGGTGCTCGGCTGGAGTGCTGCAGAGCTGGAGACCGCTGTCGTGCAGGCTGGCGGCTGTGCCGCCGCGATGCAATCGTTGGCGGAGTGGGAGGCGAGCGAGCAGGGGCGCAGTGTTGCAGCTGAGCAGCTCATCAGGTGGGAAGATACGGGTGGCACCGCGGCAGGGGAGCTGCGGCTCAACCCGGAGCAGCCGCTTGCCGGGCTCCGGGTCCTGGATCTCACCCGTGTGCTCGCCGGACCGATCGCGACGCGCTTTCTCGCCAGTCTCGGCGCTGATGTGCTCCGCGTCGATCCGCCGTGGTGGGACGAGCCTGGCATCGTGCCCGAGGTGATGCTGGGGAAGCGATCTGTGCGGCTTGATCTGCGAGAAATCGGCGATCGTGAGCGCCTGCGTGCGTTACTCGCCGAGGCAGACGTGCTCGTACACGGGTACCGTCCTGGCGCACTCGCAGGGCTCGGCCTGGACCGTGCAACCCGTGAGGGGATCCGCCCCGGGCTGATTGAGATCTGCCTCGACGCCTACGGCTGGACTGGGCCGCTTGCCGGCCGCAGAGGGTTCGACAGCATCGTGCAGATGAGTGCCGGTATCGCAGACGCAGGGATGCGCGTGCTCGGCCGGGAGCGGCCCACTCCGCTTCCGGTGCAGGCGCTTGATCATGCCACGGGCTATCTGATGGCGCACGCTGCTGTCCGCGCGCTCGAAACGAGGCTGCGCTCCGGCAGGGGAGCCGGGCCGCGCTCTCGCTCGCACGCACAGCTCGGCTGTTGA